A stretch of the Teredinibacter haidensis genome encodes the following:
- a CDS encoding type II toxin-antitoxin system VapC family toxin — MILLDTCAVIWDALDRQQLTDRALSAINKADEFNALIISDITIWEIAMLVHKERIKIDTTASNFVNLYLQTRNISVIQISPEIAELSVSLGPEINKDPADRIISATSIIQNAQLITADQNLISSEIIDTLW, encoded by the coding sequence ATGATTCTTCTCGATACCTGCGCTGTTATATGGGATGCCCTTGACCGCCAACAACTTACAGATAGAGCTTTAAGTGCCATAAACAAAGCGGACGAGTTTAATGCGCTTATTATTTCCGACATTACTATCTGGGAAATAGCAATGCTCGTACACAAAGAGCGGATTAAAATAGACACTACCGCCTCCAACTTTGTAAATTTGTACCTGCAAACGAGAAATATTTCAGTCATTCAAATTTCCCCGGAAATTGCAGAACTGTCTGTAAGTCTCGGACCAGAAATAAACAAGGACCCCGCCGATAGAATTATTTCCGCCACATCAATAATTCAAAACGCTCAGCTCATAACCGCAGATCAAAACCTTATCTCAAGTGAGATAATTGATACGCTTTGGTGA